From the genome of Flavobacterium sediminis:
GTAAAAGTAATCGGGTTTTTGTCTTTTGCTCTAACGGCTGATACCGTTACTTCTTTTAAATCGGTGACTTTTGTTGTGTCTTTTGCTCTTTCCTGTGAAAATGAAACAGAGTAAACAAGAACAGCAGTTAAACTCAAAAGAGTTTTCGGGTTTGTGACTTTGTGCTTGGCACTTTTTGTGAATAATAATTTCATCCGTAATTAAAATTTACGAATAAAAGGGGTAATTACTCTTAGGTTACTATTAAAAATTGATACTCTTGCTGGTTGCATAACGTGAAAAATGAGCTTGCGCGCCTGCACATTTTTCCATAAAATGTAAAAATACATTTTCTCAATGCTCAGCTTTCCCTAAACAGCATTACCTGTTCTAGGTTCTATGGGTATGATCTCAGCTCTTTATTTTGAGCACCCCTTTGAGACGACGCAAAGATATAATTCTTTCGCTTAAAGTTCCAAGTTTATAGGTCTAAAAGTTTGGCTTCTTTCGGTTTGCCTTAATTTCAGATGATTTCTTTTTTGATTGTAGTCTTTTTTCTTGGGCAGATCGGGGTGTTTTAGTCGCTTTTCTGACTTTAGGTCTCTTCATACTTTTGGATAATAATTCCCAAAAGCGCTGAGTAACAATTCCTTTGTTTTTAAGTTGGCTCCGGTCTTCGTCACAGGATAAAATTAAAATTCCTTCCTGAGATATTTTTGTAGTCAGTTTTTCATGAAGTAATGCTTTTTCTTCAGCAGTAAGTCCCGAAGAATTTGGAACATCAAAATTTAAAACGACTTTTGTAGCTACTTTATTTACATTCTGACCTCCGGCGCCACTGCTTCTTACAGCTTTGAATCGTAACTCCTTTTGAATGTATTCTTTATTCATTTTCAGGTTGGTGAGCCGGTTTCAACAAATCGTTGATTGTTTTTACCGGATTGAAAGTAACCAATGGAACCTCTACGAAAATTGAGATCCAGCCTGCCATGGCGCCATTCCATAAACCGGGTAATTCATATGACTTTATAGGTTTTCCGTCTTTGTTTTTTTCTACGATAAAGCCGGTGTTATGATCAACAAATTGGGTAAGGTCAAACTTTTCACCTTTATAGTTTTTGATCCCGCAAACAATATCCACCGGATTAAAATGAGTAGCTTGCTGTGCAATAGCAAGTTGTTTTGGGCTACTGAAATCAATTTGAGAACTTTCCACAATCTGAAGTGAAAT
Proteins encoded in this window:
- the arfB gene encoding alternative ribosome rescue aminoacyl-tRNA hydrolase ArfB, producing MNKEYIQKELRFKAVRSSGAGGQNVNKVATKVVLNFDVPNSSGLTAEEKALLHEKLTTKISQEGILILSCDEDRSQLKNKGIVTQRFWELLSKSMKRPKVRKATKTPRSAQEKRLQSKKKSSEIKANRKKPNF